GGCCGCCCTGCTTGTGGAAGTGCATGCCGGCGGTCGCGAACGAAAGGTCCTGCAGGGTGGTGTACCCGCCGCGGATCAATTGCTCCGCCGAGAAGGCGGTTATCGCTATCGGAATGTCCGCCAGCGCTTCTTCGCGTTTCCGCGCCGTGACGACGATCTCTTCAAGTGCCGATGCCTCTTGCGCGCCGGCCTGCGGAGCCGTGCCCCAGGCAACGGCGCCCACGGCCACGGCCAGGGCAATCGAAAATGTCCAATGAAGTCGGTGCATGTTTGTCCTCCCAATAGGATTTAGCAGCTGCCGAATACCTGCCTGTCCGTCCACTTGGCGTCCGCCCCCGAACGTTTGCAGGATTCGTGGTACCGGAGAATAGTTGCAAACGCAGGCTCGTGCAACTGCTTGTTTGCGCCGCCCTCGCCCCCCGGGGCGGACTCGGCGCAATACGGCGCTAGGGGGCTTTCCGCTGGCGCAGGATCTGCTCCATTAGCGCGAGGCGGTCGAATACCGTCCATTCGCGAGCCACGCGTCCGCCGGTCAGCCACCAGTGGCTGATGCCCATGAGGAACAACGGGCCTTGCGCCGCCGGCAGCCCCTCGAAATCCTGCGAGTGTTCCGCTGCCGCCGTCCAGCGCGCCGCGAGCGTCCATCCGTCGCCACGGGCCTGCAGTCCGGCATGATCTACGCTGAGCCGGAGCACCTTCAGGCTCTCCCGCAAGGCAGCGTAGTGGCCGAGGATATCGCTCGCTCCGGCCACTTCCCGGTCTGAATCGCTCAAGACAGCGTAGGGTGCGTAGGCGGCTTCGCAAGACTCCGACGGGTTCTGCCACTGGCCGAGCAGGATCTCGCGGGCAAAGCTGAGCGGGTCCCGCTGGGGGTCCGGCGGTGAAGCCGGGCCCGAAGGGGGCGGGGGAGCGTCCAGAACGCGCCTGCGTTCGCCGGCAAGCCACCGCGAGTGTTCCTCCGGATGCATTCGGGCAGCCTCTCGCCGCGCCACCTCGTGCGGATCCAGGCCCAGTTGCCGCACCAGGCTCAGGTTGTCGCGCACCAGCCATTCCTTCTCGATCAGTCCGTTCCGGACCACGCAGTCGGCCATTACGTGGGTCGTTACTTTTTTGCCGGTGGTCGGGCCGTAGGCGTTGTCTCCTTTGCTGGTCATCGGACTGCGGATGCGGTGCGAGGACAGCCACGCGCCGCCGTCCAGCGGACTGCACACCACGCCCTCCCCGATCACAAGCCGGTCGGGGAAAGCGGCCTGCATGGCGCGCGTATTCTCGGTGACCGCCGCCGCACCCTGCATGATCCCGCCCAGGGCGTGGATGCGCGCTTCCGGCCCGTAGTAGCGCATCACCAGATCCGGGTTGCGGTCTTCCCAGATTTCGCGCGTTATGCGCAGGATGTAATCGACGATTTCTTCGGAGTTCGAATAGTCGGTCATAGGATTCATATGCCGGTCAGGGCGCCCCGCCGGTTATGTGCAGGTATATTCGGCTGCGGCTAGTA
The Gammaproteobacteria bacterium genome window above contains:
- a CDS encoding ester cyclase, producing the protein MNPMTDYSNSEEIVDYILRITREIWEDRNPDLVMRYYGPEARIHALGGIMQGAAAVTENTRAMQAAFPDRLVIGEGVVCSPLDGGAWLSSHRIRSPMTSKGDNAYGPTTGKKVTTHVMADCVVRNGLIEKEWLVRDNLSLVRQLGLDPHEVARREAARMHPEEHSRWLAGERRRVLDAPPPPSGPASPPDPQRDPLSFAREILLGQWQNPSESCEAAYAPYAVLSDSDREVAGASDILGHYAALRESLKVLRLSVDHAGLQARGDGWTLAARWTAAAEHSQDFEGLPAAQGPLFLMGISHWWLTGGRVAREWTVFDRLALMEQILRQRKAP